The following DNA comes from Mesorhizobium sp. B2-1-8.
CAGCGTCACCGTGGCGCGTTGCTGACCGCCCCGTAGACCGGAGTATCAATCCTCTCCATCCGCGCCTTGATCTGCAACGCGACATATTTCGAATAGAAGCGCGACAGCGCCAGGTTGCCGCCGTGGAACCACAGCGCTTCCTGCGCCGTCGGTTTCCACATGTTGCGCAATTCGCCTTGCCAGGGGCCGGGGTCGCCCTTGACACCGGAGCCGAGCCCCCAGCACGGGCCGACCTTGTCGGCGACCTCGCGCGAGACGAGAGCGGCCACGTTCTCGTTCATCGACTGGTAGCCGGTGCAGGCGATGATGGCGTCGGCCTTGAGTTCGCTGCCGTCCTCGAACAGTATGCCTTTCGCTGTCAGCGATTTTATCGCGACGCCGCCGCGGATGCCGATCTTGCCGTCGATGATCAGGTCGGACGCGCCGACGTCGATGTAATAGCCCGAGCCGGTGCGGTAGGCCTTCATCAAAAGGCCGGTCTCGTCGTCGCCGAAATCCAGCGCGAAGCCGGACGCGGCGAGACGCTCGTAGAAAGCCGCGTCGCGCGCGCGGATGACGTCGTAAAGCGCGCGCTGGCCCTTGGACACCAGCGCGAACGGCGTCGAGGCGACGATCATGTCGGCCTTTTCCGTGGTGATGCCGCGCGACAGCGCATTCTCGGAGAAGATCTCGAAGCCGACCTGCATCAGCGTGTCCGACTTGACCACGGTGGTCGGCGAGCGCTGGATCATGGTGACGTCGGCGCCGCTCTCCCAGAGATCGACGCAGACGTCGTGCCCGGAACTGGCCGCGCCGATGACGGCGACCTTCTTGCCGCGGAATTTATCGCCGCTGGCATACTGGCTGGAATGCAGCAGCTCGCCCTTGAACTGATCCGCGCCGGGCAGCTCGATCTTGCGCGGCGGACCATAGGCGCCGGTGGCGAAGACAATGTGCTTCGGCTTCAGCGTGATCCGGCGGCCGACACGATCGACCACCACGGTCCAGACCTTCTCCGCCTCGTCATAACTGGCGCTGAGGCACCTGGTGGCGACCCAGTAATTCAGCTCCATGACGCGTGTGTACATTTCCAACCAGTCGCCCATCTTGTCCTTGGGCGTGAAGACGGGCCAATTGTCGGGGAACGGGATGTAGGGCAGATGGTCGTACCAGACCGGATCGTGCAGCACGAGCGTGCGGTAGCGGTTGCGCCAGGAATCGCCGGGCCGCGCGTTCTTCTCGATGACGATGGTCGGCACGCCGAGCTGACGCAGCCGCGCGCCGAGCATGATGCCGCCCTGGCCGCCGCCGATGAC
Coding sequences within:
- a CDS encoding NAD(P)/FAD-dependent oxidoreductase, whose translation is MLEMSPSKQAAAWLGSFSRALESGDVSAAANLFVDDCYWRDLLTFTWNVTTMEGREAIADMLKSTLATTRPAAWQLTGEATSDEGTIEAWFTFETAVATGQGIMRLRDGRCRTLFTAMTELKGFEERKGAARPLGVRHKADPERETWSEARARETRELGVSEQPYCLVIGGGQGGIMLGARLRQLGVPTIVIEKNARPGDSWRNRYRTLVLHDPVWYDHLPYIPFPDNWPVFTPKDKMGDWLEMYTRVMELNYWVATRCLSASYDEAEKVWTVVVDRVGRRITLKPKHIVFATGAYGPPRKIELPGADQFKGELLHSSQYASGDKFRGKKVAVIGAASSGHDVCVDLWESGADVTMIQRSPTTVVKSDTLMQVGFEIFSENALSRGITTEKADMIVASTPFALVSKGQRALYDVIRARDAAFYERLAASGFALDFGDDETGLLMKAYRTGSGYYIDVGASDLIIDGKIGIRGGVAIKSLTAKGILFEDGSELKADAIIACTGYQSMNENVAALVSREVADKVGPCWGLGSGVKGDPGPWQGELRNMWKPTAQEALWFHGGNLALSRFYSKYVALQIKARMERIDTPVYGAVSNAPR